The genomic stretch GGCAGCGCCGTGACGCTGCTGGACGCCGTGCGCTGGGTCGTCGGGACCGGCGTACCGCTCGTGGACGCGGTTGCTGCGGCCTCCCGCGTCCCTGCCGCGTGCTACGGCCTCGCAGACCGCGGGTCGCTCGCCGTCGGCATGCGCGCCGACCTGGTGCTGACCGACGACGACCTCCGGGTCCGACGCGTCATGCGGGCCGGCGAGTGGCTCGACGGACCGCCGACCATCGGCGGGCCTGCTCTGGTGCCAGCGCTGCCAGCGCCGGCTGATCGAACCCGCCGCCGGGACTCCCGCTAGCTAGCCAGCCCTAGGCCCCGCACGCACCCGCGCTCCCCGGGCGACTCTTCTGCTGCAGCCCCCCCGGGGGTTGATCTTCTGCAGAAGTCCCTTTTGTCCCGGTCCGGCGGCCACGGAATCTGCACATATGGGACTTCTGCAGAAGATGGCGGGCGGACGGGCGGGTCAGATCCAGCGCTGTGTGGATCAGCGCCGGCGGCTGGGGTCAGAGCCAGCGCTTGTGCTTGAAGATCGTGTACAGCACGAGGGCGGCCACGATCATGATCGTCGACGAGATGACGAACCCCGTACGGTCGCCGAAGCCGGGATAAGGGATGTTCTGGCCGAAGAAGCCGGTGACCGCGGTCGGGACGGCGACGATGGCCACCCAGGCAGTGATCTTGCGCATGTCGTCGTTCTGCTGGACCGAGACCTCGGCCAGCCGCTCGGCGGCCACGGTCGTCTGGGTGTGCAGCCGCGTCTGGTAGTACTCGATGACCCCGTGCAGGAACTCCTTCTGACCGTCGGCGGTCCCCTTGACCCGCTCGAACTGGTCGGCGAGGTCGGCCACGAGCGGGCGGGCGCTGGCGGGGACCGCCTGCGTCGAGACGTTGCAGAGCCGGCCGTAGACCTCACGGCTCATCGTGCCCATCGTGCGGACCGCCAGCAGCTCGTACCAGACACGGAAGAGCTCGTCGAGGAACTTCTCGGGGTCGTCGCTGACCTCCTCGAGGGTGACCCGCTTCTCCAGTACGCCGGACTCGCGTGCCAGGCCCGCCACGAAGTCCGCCTGCCGGCGGGCGAGCGCGGAGACGATGGTGTGCGAGAGCTCGAACGGCGAGGACGGGTGCAGCGTCCCGCGCTCGAGCCAGCGCAGGGCCGCCTTCGTCTCGACGAGGGCCACCTCCGGCGCGACGGCCGGGTTGAGCGGACCGTGCACCGTCACCAGGTAGTTCGGTCCGATGAACTGGTCGAGCTCGATGTAGTGGACGTGGCCGCCCCGGCCGAGCTCGGGCACGTGCAGGACGACGAAGACGTGGTCGGCGTACACGTGCACCTTGGGCACGTGGTTGCGTTCGACGCAGTCCGACACCGCACGCCGGTGGAACCCGAACACCTCCGAGAGCACCTGACTCCCGTGCTCGTCGCAGCTCGGGATGTCCACCCACACCATGGCGTCGGGTCGTGCCAGCAGGTCCTTCAGCTCGGAGGGGTCACGGCGCTCCACCACCTCGGGGGTGATCAGGTGTACGTCCATCGGCACCTCTCAGACCCCGTACGGCTCCTGGTCGCCATGGTGCCTCCGGGTCCCGCGCCGGACCAGTGAAACGACCGGATCGCCCGTCCGTCGGGTGGGTCCTCAGCGGCCGGTCCCGGTTGGTCCCGAACTGGAAGCGGTAACGATCCCGGAACGCTCGGGGTCGTAGCGTGCGGCGTGTGAACGCGGGCCCCGTCGGTGAGCTCGCCCTGCAGCCGACGGCCGCGGGGCGGCGCTCCTGGCCGGCAGCTCCCGCTGCGGCCGATGGGCTGGCGGCGCTGGTGGTGCTGCTGGCTGCCGCCGTGATCCCGCTCGACGCGTGGGCCCGGCAGAACGTACTGGTGAACGCCGTTCAGCTGATGGCTGGCGTGCCGATGGCTGCCGTGGGCCTCATCGTGGCCCGGCGCCAGCCGGCCAACCCGATCGGGTGGCTTCTGCTGGTGATCCCGGTGGGCGTCTTGCTCAGCCTCGACGCCGGTCCCTATGAGCGTTTGGTCTACCGCATGGGTCATCGGCTGCCGCTGGGCCCGGCGGCGGTGCTGATGGGGAACACCGCCTGGGTGGTGCTGACCATCGCGCTGCCACCGGTCCTGATGCTGTTCCCCGACGGCGTGCTGCCCTCACGGCGCTGGCGGTGGGTGCTCTGGTCGTACCTGATCGCGGCCACCGGGCTGTTCCTGCTCGCCTATGCCGCCATGGTGACGGCCATCCTCACCCAGGGCGTGCACCTCGACGTGAGCGGTGGCCTGGCCGGGTTCGACCATCCCGCCGGCTCCACGGCCTGGGTCTCGAAGGTCATGGCGCTGTTCCCGGTCCTGCTCGTGTTCTGGCTGGTGTTCGCCGCGCGTCTGGTGCTGAGCTGGCGGGGGGCAACGGGAGACCGGCGGCAGCAGCTGAAGTGGCTGCTTGCCGGGTCGGTGACGGCGGTGGCC from Actinomycetes bacterium encodes the following:
- a CDS encoding magnesium transporter CorA family protein, whose translation is MDVHLITPEVVERRDPSELKDLLARPDAMVWVDIPSCDEHGSQVLSEVFGFHRRAVSDCVERNHVPKVHVYADHVFVVLHVPELGRGGHVHYIELDQFIGPNYLVTVHGPLNPAVAPEVALVETKAALRWLERGTLHPSSPFELSHTIVSALARRQADFVAGLARESGVLEKRVTLEEVSDDPEKFLDELFRVWYELLAVRTMGTMSREVYGRLCNVSTQAVPASARPLVADLADQFERVKGTADGQKEFLHGVIEYYQTRLHTQTTVAAERLAEVSVQQNDDMRKITAWVAIVAVPTAVTGFFGQNIPYPGFGDRTGFVISSTIMIVAALVLYTIFKHKRWL